Part of the Pomacea canaliculata isolate SZHN2017 linkage group LG11, ASM307304v1, whole genome shotgun sequence genome is shown below.
AACTTCGACTTTTCAGCCATGTTTGTGTAGCGAGACTCAAGTGCCATCTGCTTCCTGTTGAAGTGATAAGGGGCTTCACTCTTTCAGCATCGACGGAAGCAACACTTTTAGAataattttccagaaaaatattatttgtgcgGCGATCCATATTATACCGTTTCTTGAGGTCAATGTTACTAATGTCTTCGATGTTTCCTTTGCCTTACCTTGTAAACAGTCTTGTTTTAACATCAATAAGAATAACAAAGTTCGGACCCTGGTTACGCAAAAGCGTGAATAGAAACAATATGGCGGAAAGACTGGATGAGCGCCACTGACGCGATTCTTGGACAAAAATAAGGGAAACATTGTTTTAGGTAAGACCTTACATCACACGCATATGCTTGTTTTAAATTAAGATATGGGCTTTATTTTTACACATCTATGTCAGAACGTTCGAAACTGGGTCTACGTCATATAAGTAACATTTGCATGACTGTGGCtagggacgacctttacctttttccTTTTAATCGTGGTTAATTTAGTCGATCGTTGTAGAGATAAAGCTAATATGGTACACGTTGTTTCTGTTATATTATTGTCATGAGCTGTTTGTGAATGCATACGACAATGCAAAGCTTGGCGCAATCGAAAGAGACAGGTGGGAAAGGGGTCTGTATGGGTTTTGTGAAAATGTGATCTGCacgttgtttttttaaagaatgaacgAAATATTGTAAGCCTTAATTGCCTTAATTGCTCCTAATTtctgcatctgtgtgtgtgttccaaaTAACTGCGTATGCATATTTTTATACGCTTTCGACGCAAGATTCTCATTGAGCTACCTCGTGGAGGGGTTGCAGCTATGTGAAGGAAAAATTGTAGACATGTCCAGTTGTAGCTTAAATCCTCAACCTGTGTATCTGCATGGCTGAGTAGGGGATGCGTAGGGGTGGTagaaagggagaagagatgATGCGGCAGCTGAGAGAACTCACCGTCTGTCCTGTCCTCTGCTAGGCTCATCAAGTTTGGAATGTCTAGATGCATGGACCTctctttgatgttttatgtttgtttttacaatgGAACTGCATAATCGTATCATGGTCAGGCCCTGTTATCTCATCCGTCACGCTTTCAACCTGTGGTActtttaatacattattttaagggggggggtttgtttttgttttttgttgttgttttttgtttttttttgggggaggaggagaaggagtgTAGCATACTACAAGAAGACTTGCTATCACACagcgctttaaaaaaatcattcttgGTCTTTATATACAATGATGACGCATCCGCAGTGACCAGAACTCGTCAAACAAGGATCCCTGTTAAAGGCTGATCACTATTCTAAATGCTAATTCTCACTGAGTCACAGAAATCCTATCTCATCGGCCCATTACTTAGCTACAAGCAAACACACCTGTATAAATTTCTTCGTCGGTAGCTACTCGGACAGATGGTTCTAGTTCAATTCACACTGTCGACTGCCAGACGATATTGATAGTGGAATCAACTCTTTCAGGATTAATTGTTCTTTTGCAATGAAGCGTCATAACCTTGTAACAGTAAAACTTCCATGCCTGTAACGCTTTTGTGAGACGATGCTTGACGAGTTGTTGTATGTTCTTCTAAATGTTGGGTGGGGAAATACGCAATAGTTGGTAAAAATGTAACATTCTTTAGTTTTCTCAGCGAGTTTTAGCATGTTGGACTACATACGATAACTGAGTATTGGCGTCCAAGCCAAAGACGCCCAGGTTCGATATCTGTGTGGCGCAACTAACATTTTCTTAATATGAAATGGGTACTTGAGTCCAttgagggttggggaaggtaaagaAGCAAAACTcaatctctctctatctctctcacacacaagcacgcgcgcgcacacacacatacaaacactcgAGAAAACCATTTTAGGTGtcggggggtggggggaaccTTTACCCACGTTCGTAACTTTGACTGAAAAATACCACCCGTTACGTTGGATATTTTTACCTTCTCAGGTCGCAGAAGCAGATTCAGGCGCCGACTTTTTCAACTGACTCATGGCCGACGCTGAAGAAACACTAACCTCCCTTGTGAGAGACACATCCGAACGTTCCGTGTCCCCAGATGCGACAGACAACGCTGTCACGATTTTGGGTCAAGAGATCGTTAACGATGTAGTTCACGTTGAAGCCGAAGGCAGGAGACGCGATAGATGTAATGAACGGCACAGAAGTAGACAAGAAGATGAAGTCAACGTGGCGACAACTTCGACGGTAGCCGACGTGGACAGCTTATTTCCAGTAAAACTCGACAACAACGATGTGCCGACAGCATACGAGGAGACCGACACGGCAACTGGCGCTGACCAAATCATTTCGGGGAAGGCGGCCAGACAGCACCGCAAACTGTGGAATCACTATCACGTCCGACACCAGTCAAATGAAGCAAAAGAGGCCGGCGACAGCGCCCTCGTGGACGAGGACTCTGCGAACTTAGCAGGTCTGGTAACTCCGTCGCAAGAAGAGAAGGGCGAGGCGCAGGAAATGGCGGCAGCCGAAAAACCGGAGCTACACAAGCCCGATATTGGACAAAAAGAGAATATCGGGGACAATATCGGACAAGAAGAGGATATTGGGGACAATATCGGACAAGAAGAAATACCTACGGAGAGCCCGCACACCGGAAACGACATCATCAAGACGGAGCTTGATGTCAGACCCAAGGAGATGCCTGCGGAGAAACCCGAgaccggaaatgacgtcaccaCAACCcaggaaaaggaggaggaggctgcACTGGTGCTGGGCGAGGTTGACATTCAAGGCGAAGCAAGTGGTCCTATGCTCGACCCGCCCACTACTCCGGTCCTGAGCGAGGAGGAGTTGGAGAGCTACGATGACATTGCTGCTGatattgctgcttcttcttttgAGAACGGTGGCGAGAGGCTGTCTGCCAGGCGCCAGGTTTGACCTTCTGCCATCGGCTCGGCAGGTTCCGCCTCCCTATCCGGCGTGGCAATGAAGCGGTCGAGCGGCGGACGTGTCCTCCCAGCGGCCCCCAACTCCACAACCCCGACCTTGGCGGCGCGCGGCCAGGCGTGCGTGCAGCAGATGACGTCGTCCATCACGGAGGCGGTGAAGGGGGAGTCGCTTCTGCCTCTACGTCGACCCGTGAAGCTGCGGCGACCGGCCAAGTACGCCAGCGCCGGCACTACCACCGTGTCGTCCGTGAGGTGAGTGCAAGTACCCGAGATGCAGCTATCCGCATCCGTCTCTCCATTCAGTGGGCAGAGCCATGCATAGACCTTGACTGCTTTTGTTTACGTGAATCACGACCTCTGAGCATCCCTCCTTcccacaacaaaacacacaccatGCCTCCCACAATGCCAGTAACATCATTGTCTCTCTGTTCTCGCAGAGTAAGGAGGTCTCTTTCTCACGGTCCCAGCCTTTATTACGAAGAACGAAAAGCCCAGAAAGTGATCACATGGTCTGAAGCGACCAATGCGCGTCCACCGCTAAGGATTGACATGGAAGGCCCCACTCCATGCACATACTCTCCACGTGTCAAGCCTTTGCAGGAAACCAATGCTCCTGCCTTCACTTTCGGCTCCAGGTGCCAGCCCGAGAAAGGTAGCTTTGTTACTAGcacgtaaatgtttttatttgtcttttatttgtttattttttttaacttattacTTTCTATATTATGAGTGCTAGCTTGTTTTCAGTTTAGAGCATCGTCAAATTTGTCTCTTCAGATGGAGGCTCTCGCACTTCCTGGGCCAAGACATGGTTCCAGACACCGCATGTGTGGCTCAACAAAGTGGACTTTGGCAGAGAGGAGCTGGTCAGTGATTCTGGCTTATATTTATAACTGTCGTATATTTGATAGAAGAAGATGGAGCAATTTTATGGATCAGTAAATATTAAAACGTTTCAAGACTGAAATTAGACAGTCCTTCGCGAACTAACCCATTTTTTTGCAATAgattattcaatattttatgcatttctaaaaattGAACTTTCTTGGTTTGCTGAGTGTGCACACAAAACGGAatgttttcctgtttctctTGAGAAATCCACTTTCGTGTGGTGCAGTTGTTTTTACCAAAATCCATCTCACGAAACAATAGTGGTTGAGCAATCCATTTAAATGAAGTGATATCACTAACCTTACTCAACTGTCTTTAAACATAGGGAGATTAACTGAGGATTTTTGTCTCCGTTGGAAACAAGATGACTGCGTTGATAACATGCATTCTTGGTGTTGTAGTGGCCTTCTCCTGCACAGTATCACAAGCCTTCGTGCCTGGGACCACGACAACGCACAATGCCAGAGGCACCCAGCTACACGTTTGGGCACCGTTCTGAATACTCGATCGTTAAACAaggtatgtatatattatatgtatatatctccTCTCTTTTCATATTGTCTCATATCTTTCTAGCTCTCTCCTCTTTCTATCTCTTGACTCACTCCCTGTTagcctggctggctggctggctggtactccaaaaaaaaaaaaaatcatgagtGAGTGGCTGATGACAAACGGTGAACAGTCCATAGCATCTTCTATCTCACATCTTCTGTCAGAAAGCATCACGAAAGCAACAAAAGACCACTAACATCTTGCTTCTCTTCgcattgttttatttgtctgtgtCCCTTATATTTGATATCATACTTAGAGAAATGTGAGTTGGAAATGATTACTATGTAGTAGTAAATGATTACTATGTAGTAATGAGTAAAAATCTCAACTATTGATATTTCAAATGCACCTTCGTTTTAAGGAGCAGGTAAGGAGCCCTCTCCCAATGAATACCAGCCACACCTGGCGGACAAGATTGTCCTGCGCCGTTCTCCGGCCTTCACTCACCAGTTGCGTCGGGAAGGGACTGTACTCTGGGGGGCGAGTGGTACGTCTGCTTTTTCTATAAAGGATGGGAAAATGGaactgagatgatgatgatgattgatgattgattgatttattgattgattgtgATGATatggaggatgatgatggatggattgattgatggttgattgatggatgattgatgattgatgatgatggcaatgtGAACAATACAACAAAAAGATGTGTTTTCCCGCTCCGCAGAAATTACGCCAGGCCCAGCCTTTTACAACCCAGTTGTTCCGAGCAGAGAAGCCCCTGCCTTCACTATACGAGGAATTCGCCGGGAAAACACTCACTTGCCGGGCCCCTACAGCCTCTGACAATGTGTCTACCGAGTGCAAACTCTCCCATGGAAACTTCTAGAGATACGAAACGCTTTCCCCAGCATTATAAATTCagtgtgcgtgcatgagtgGGTGAActtttatgcatgtatgtgcgtgtgtgcatgtgtgtgtgtttgttgctgtGTGGTGGAAATGTAATTCTGAGATACCCTGTTCCTTGTAAATATGGGTCTAtcgcaggtttttttttcagaatcattGTGCTTTCATTCGTTTTGTCCTTACCTACCCATTTCATATCCCACCCTGTGGATTGGTCGGTTATCTGGGACATTGTAGCTTAGGGGCGACATCTTCCACTGGGATTTGAATAATCGCGCCTCACGTAGCACAAAGGTGTTTCACTTTCGTTTAATCACCGGAGATACATTCCAGCATACATTGCTGTGGTATCATTTGCTCAAAAGTGCTGTGTTTATTGCAGCTAATTAGAACTGGATGCTCATCAAAGATGACTGTGATAGACTAGACTTGTTTATATGATCTGTTGTTCATGctattgtttattctgtttacGGAACTTGTTTATACAAGTTTGTACAGTATTTGTAGTTGCCATTATTTCGGCTTTCCTGTCAGTGTGCCATAATTTCTCCTAAAATTGTACAGAACTTGTATTTGCATTTAGTGTTCTTGTGTGACACTCAAacccttttttaatttttttttttttggaaaagaaaaaattcgaCACCGTGCAAACGTTATATTATTATGACTGCCTGATGTTgtctttatatgtttatatttgttgtatCAGCAAAAATCGGTTTTGCCAAGTCTTTGTACTGCTGCTTCGATTGCAAACTTTCAATTTCTGTAAGACGTATATTTTCTGaatggaatattttttcaagatCTCAGTTTTTAAAgtgagaaaaatgtaaagacagttatttttatattgtgtcAAGGGTCACTCTGTAGTCTAGCTTCCTATATTCCTGTTTTGCAATGATGGAGTGCTGAGATATAAGAAGGCCATGATGTTTCTTTTGAAGCAAGTTGAAGTGCTTAACTTAATATCTACTTGGTTTGCTGCACTACTAATAAGTGCACTATTTTGGTGCAAGTTTATTTGTGTGATATAGTATTTGTAATCAGCTTGTATTCAGGAATGCATTGCTGTTAGAatacataaaactgttttggtaaactctttgttttgttgtttgtaaaaaaGAGCATGGAGATGTTGAactaacacacacgcacaaaggATGGATGGGGAGAGTGAGATAAACTGAGAAAATCTTTAATTCGTCCTGCCGGAGGAAAACAACATTAAGCATTGCAACCCCTGTTTATCAGTTTACATGCCTGTCTCTCTGTCTATATCACTCATTCacttcaatcaatcaatcaatcactgAAAGAAGCACAAAATAGCGGAAAATGTGTGTACATTCCTTTTGTGTAAACGAAGGATAGGCGGGATTTGGCAGGATGGAAACCAAAGAATATTAGCGGCATAATTATAACATTCATATAAAATGGCGACaggtttcttttcctcttttgaaTACAAATTTATGTACGTtcaaaaaaagaatattctgAGTAAGAAAGCAATTATGTTTTGCGGCCTACCTGAGACAGCAATTtgggtttgtttgcttgattgttatgttttg
Proteins encoded:
- the LOC112575302 gene encoding uncharacterized protein LOC112575302 isoform X1 — encoded protein: MADAEETLTSLVRDTSERSVSPDATDNAVTILGQEIVNDVVHVEAEGRRRDRCNERHRSRQEDEVNVATTSTVADVDSLFPVKLDNNDVPTAYEETDTATGADQIISGKAARQHRKLWNHYHVRHQSNEAKEAGDSALVDEDSANLAGLVTPSQEEKGEAQEMAAAEKPELHKPDIGQKENIGDNIGQEEDIGDNIGQEEIPTESPHTGNDIIKTELDVRPKEMPAEKPETGNDVTTTQEKEEEAALVLGEVDIQGEASGPMLDPPTTPVLSEEELESYDDIAADIAASSFENGGERLSARRQV
- the LOC112575302 gene encoding protein STPG3-like isoform X2; amino-acid sequence: MKRSSGGRVLPAAPNSTTPTLAARGQACVQQMTSSITEAVKGESLLPLRRPVKLRRPAKYASAGTTTVSSVRVRRSLSHGPSLYYEERKAQKVITWSEATNARPPLRIDMEGPTPCTYSPRVKPLQETNAPAFTFGSRCQPEKDGGSRTSWAKTWFQTPHVWLNKVDFGREELWPSPAQYHKPSCLGPRQRTMPEAPSYTFGHRSEYSIVKQGAGKEPSPNEYQPHLADKIVLRRSPAFTHQLRREGTVLWGASEITPGPAFYNPVVPSREAPAFTIRGIRRENTHLPGPYSL